GACTGCCCGGCCGCTGAAGGGCTCGCGAACGATGCGCCGACCGTCCAGCAAGACCAGTGTGCTTTGTCCACCCAGCGATCGCAGGTTCGCGAAGTTTGTGTAGGACGGGTTGAAGGCGGATGCCACGTTGGACGTCAGCAACGGCGCCTGTCCCGTGGTGATCGCGTCGAGAATTTCCACGGCGCTGGTGGCGCCCCGCAATTCGATTTCCTCCGAATCGATGCTTGTGACGAGTTGCGAACTCTCTTCACGCTTGATCAACGAGCCCGTCACAGTGATCTCTTCGATCGTCCCGGTCTCGTCTTGTGCCTGTACCGGCGGCAGGGCAAAGACCAGACCCGGAAGGCCCAACAAGAGATTGCCAATTCGCTTGAATGCTTGTAAGGGCGGAAATCTAAGCTCGTACATCGGAACGTCCCCTTGATTTGTCTGACCTGCCGGATCGCCGCGCAACGCGGGCAGCAGATTCTTCTCTTGCGCGACGGTCCTGTTACTTCATGATTATATTGCTAGGTGACTTTGGAGGTTGTTGCCTTTTTGGTACCACATTATGTCGCTGGGGCAACTCATGACCGGAATCTGATGCATATGTTGCCGAATGCGAAGCATGCAGCGTCTGTTCCGCCTCGCGCAGGATCCAGGCACACAATTCAGTCACGATGGGCGCCGTCGGCCGGTTTTCCGGAATGGCAATATAGTAGCCCTTGCTGGATTCGACCGCGCTGGTGCTGGCCAGGACGAGCTTGCCGCGCCTTAACTCCTCCTCCACGAACAGATCCGGCAGCAACGCCGCGCCGAGTCCCGCCACGGCTGCTTCCGTCAACATCGAAAACTGGTCCAGCAACCAACCGCTGTAGGCGTTCCTGGTGGAAATGGACAATTGCGTGCACCAGTCGACCCAGGCCGTGCGTCGTAGCGACAGATGCAGCAGGGGGGCGGCGGCCAGGTCGGCGTCGGAACGGATGTTGTGCCTGCGAAGGAAGTCGGGGCTGCAGATGGCGACCATGCGTTCGTCAAACATATGGTACATCCGCGTACCGGCCCAGTCCGGCGTACCGAAGTGAATGGCGATGTCGAACGGTTCGGCATCGAAACTGAAAGGATCGAACTTGGAGGTCAGGCGGATTGAAGCCTGTGGGTGTTCAGCGTAGAACTTCGGCAAACGCGGAATCAACCAGCGCGAGCAGAAGGTAGGCAGTGTCGCCATCTCGATAAGTTCCACCCCTTTGGCCCGCGCGCTGACCCGGGTCGAGGCCGCTTCAAGGTTGGCGAGTACGGGCTGGATTTCCTCCAGGTAGGCGCGGCCTGCCTGGGTCAGAACGATTCGTTGGCGTATCAAGTCGAAAAGTCTTGCACCAAGCTGATC
This Gemmatimonadota bacterium DNA region includes the following protein-coding sequences:
- a CDS encoding LysR substrate-binding domain-containing protein, producing DQLGARLFDLIRQRIVLTQAGRAYLEEIQPVLANLEAASTRVSARAKGVELIEMATLPTFCSRWLIPRLPKFYAEHPQASIRLTSKFDPFSFDAEPFDIAIHFGTPDWAGTRMYHMFDERMVAICSPDFLRRHNIRSDADLAAAPLLHLSLRRTAWVDWCTQLSISTRNAYSGWLLDQFSMLTEAAVAGLGAALLPDLFVEEELRRGKLVLASTSAVESSKGYYIAIPENRPTAPIVTELCAWILREAEQTLHASHSATYASDSGHELPQRHNVVPKRQQPPKSPSNIIMK